A genomic region of Thermodesulfovibrio aggregans contains the following coding sequences:
- a CDS encoding helix-turn-helix domain-containing protein, protein MQKISSGIRDLDNLIDYIYPGDNVVWEVDSGTSYEIFIKKFIESSFSESKDIVYISFNKSAHTLLKEFSNYINDKFHIIDCFTSGKGKNDATFLRDYEKISKKIDITRLSNPSNLEELTNAIATVESKTSSQISYIFDSLTGIQNLIKDESQTCSFFTYMCPRLFDLDSVAYWILEKDAHSQKFKANIRHITQVVLELYRRKDNFFLKALKLSRRKNSEAFKPHIYEITDNEEIQIKKIVQTPSLDIGSKLREIRLSRNMSQKELAEKVNLTPGFISQMENNQIVPSITSFIQICEALGVKPSEILSENKTEEKPIIKKEEILRKISQKISTADVYKVLSDDNFQVHIVVMPPNSSVKAHFLKKKDPEIAFLIKGELSLTLNGSNYSLREGDFLYIKKSIPENWQNKGGEKAELLLISR, encoded by the coding sequence GTGCAAAAAATATCTTCTGGCATAAGAGATTTAGACAATCTTATTGATTATATTTATCCTGGCGATAATGTGGTATGGGAAGTTGATTCAGGAACTTCCTATGAAATTTTTATAAAAAAATTCATTGAATCCTCTTTCTCTGAATCAAAAGACATAGTATATATTAGCTTCAACAAATCAGCTCACACGCTTTTAAAAGAATTCAGCAATTATATAAACGATAAATTCCATATAATTGATTGTTTTACCTCAGGAAAAGGCAAAAATGATGCTACTTTTTTGAGGGACTATGAAAAAATTAGCAAAAAAATTGATATCACCAGACTTTCAAATCCTTCAAATCTTGAAGAGCTTACAAATGCCATAGCTACTGTTGAAAGCAAAACATCCTCTCAAATATCATACATATTTGATAGTTTAACTGGAATCCAAAATCTTATTAAAGACGAGAGTCAGACTTGCAGTTTTTTTACATATATGTGTCCGAGACTTTTTGATCTTGACAGTGTAGCCTACTGGATTTTAGAGAAAGATGCCCACAGTCAGAAGTTTAAAGCAAACATCAGGCATATAACTCAGGTAGTTCTGGAGCTATATAGAAGAAAGGATAATTTTTTCCTTAAGGCACTTAAACTTTCAAGAAGAAAAAATAGTGAAGCTTTCAAACCTCATATTTATGAAATAACTGATAACGAAGAAATACAGATTAAAAAAATAGTCCAAACACCCTCACTGGATATAGGTAGTAAGTTAAGAGAAATAAGGCTTTCAAGGAATATGAGTCAGAAAGAACTGGCAGAAAAGGTGAATCTTACACCTGGGTTTATCTCCCAGATGGAAAACAATCAGATAGTTCCCTCTATTACATCTTTCATACAGATTTGTGAAGCTCTTGGAGTTAAGCCAAGTGAGATATTAAGTGAAAATAAAACAGAGGAAAAACCTATCATAAAAAAAGAAGAAATATTGAGAAAGATTTCTCAGAAAATTTCTACTGCAGATGTTTATAAGGTTTTATCCGATGATAATTTCCAAGTCCATATTGTTGTAATGCCTCCAAATTCTTCTGTAAAAGCACATTTTTTAAAAAAGAAAGACCCCGAGATTGCTTTTTTGATAAAAGGAGAACTTTCTTTGACTTTAAATGGCTCCAATTATAGTCTCCGGGAAGGAGACTTTCTCTATATAAAAAAATCTATTCCAGAAAACTGGCAGAACAAAGGAGGTGAGAAGGCAGAGCTTTTACTCATAAGCAGATAA
- a CDS encoding carbon-nitrogen family hydrolase: MKLALIQMNILWQKREENLKRADFFIKTAADEGCDVVVFPEMFDTGFFPPLSTIDEGLVTDFFLSNAAKKYRINIIAGFAVKKENKARNIARVYNRSGSIIAEYTKINLFSFMNEDRFFIAGTEPVIFEIDALPASVFICYDLRFPEVFRKIAKDVVLIFVIANWPSSRIEHWKTLLQARAIENQCFMIGVNRTGKDSDGVNFSGSSCIYDPWGKPVLIGDEEEFLLADIDLSQVERIRNEFPFMKDMK; this comes from the coding sequence ATGAAGTTGGCATTGATACAGATGAATATTTTATGGCAGAAAAGGGAGGAAAATCTTAAGCGTGCAGATTTTTTTATCAAGACAGCTGCAGATGAGGGTTGTGATGTAGTTGTATTTCCTGAAATGTTTGATACAGGTTTTTTCCCTCCTCTTTCAACAATAGATGAAGGTTTAGTTACGGATTTTTTTCTTTCCAATGCTGCAAAAAAATATAGAATAAATATAATTGCAGGATTTGCAGTAAAAAAAGAGAACAAGGCAAGAAATATTGCAAGAGTTTATAACAGATCAGGCAGTATTATAGCTGAGTATACAAAGATAAATTTATTTTCATTTATGAATGAAGACAGATTTTTCATTGCAGGTACTGAGCCGGTTATATTTGAGATTGATGCTTTACCTGCAAGCGTATTTATATGTTATGATCTGAGATTTCCTGAAGTTTTCAGAAAGATAGCAAAGGATGTGGTTTTGATTTTTGTGATTGCCAACTGGCCCTCTTCAAGGATTGAGCACTGGAAGACACTCCTTCAGGCAAGGGCAATAGAGAATCAGTGTTTTATGATAGGAGTAAACAGAACAGGAAAAGATAGTGATGGAGTTAATTTTTCAGGCTCTTCCTGCATATATGATCCTTGGGGAAAGCCTGTATTAATTGGAGATGAAGAAGAGTTCCTTTTAGCAGATATTGACCTTTCTCAGGTCGAAAGAATTCGTAACGAGTTTCCCTTTATGAAAGATATGAAATAA
- a CDS encoding ammonium transporter produces the protein MKKLLSIFILIMMILAISANLIFAETETPAQPEVVQPQSKLDTGDTAWMIVATALVMLMTVPGLALFYGGLAKRKDVLNTIAMSFVTYCIVSFLWVFYGYTLTFSGDVAGIIGHLDKVFLSGVKVDSLQGTIPEVLFSIFQLTFAAITVALISGAYIERMKFSAWVLFSILWMSLVYVPVAHWVWGGGFLAKMGALDFAGGTVVHINAGIAALVGVLILGKRKNTLLVPNNLTLVAIGAALLWFGWFGFNAGSAVASNGLAAQAFINTNTATAVAALAWMFTEWAVTKKPTVLGLASGMIAGLVAITPAAGFVNIVGSVIIGAVAGFICYFSVTSMKPKIGYDDALDVFGIHGVAGILGAILTGVFADPAINEAGKGLLYGNPGQLWTQTIAVLITIVYTGIMTALIFLVIRIFMKIRVSEEEEIIGLDSSQHSERAYNL, from the coding sequence ATGAAAAAGTTATTGAGCATATTTATATTGATAATGATGATATTAGCGATTTCAGCAAATTTAATATTTGCAGAAACAGAAACACCTGCTCAGCCAGAAGTTGTTCAGCCTCAGTCAAAGCTTGACACAGGTGATACTGCATGGATGATAGTGGCAACTGCTCTGGTTATGCTTATGACAGTCCCCGGGCTTGCTCTATTTTATGGTGGACTGGCAAAGAGAAAAGATGTTCTCAATACAATAGCAATGAGCTTTGTGACTTATTGCATAGTGAGCTTTCTTTGGGTGTTTTATGGCTATACTCTTACATTTTCAGGAGATGTCGCAGGAATAATCGGGCATCTTGATAAGGTATTTTTATCAGGAGTTAAAGTGGACTCACTTCAGGGAACTATACCTGAGGTTTTGTTCTCCATATTCCAACTTACTTTTGCTGCAATCACCGTAGCACTTATAAGTGGTGCATACATTGAAAGAATGAAGTTTTCAGCATGGGTGCTCTTTTCAATTCTATGGATGAGCCTTGTTTATGTTCCTGTTGCTCACTGGGTATGGGGTGGAGGATTTCTTGCAAAAATGGGTGCTCTTGATTTCGCAGGTGGGACAGTTGTCCATATAAATGCTGGTATTGCGGCTTTAGTTGGAGTACTTATTCTTGGTAAAAGAAAAAATACTCTGCTTGTGCCAAACAACTTGACTTTGGTTGCAATTGGTGCAGCGCTTTTGTGGTTTGGATGGTTTGGATTCAATGCAGGAAGTGCAGTCGCATCAAATGGTCTGGCTGCTCAGGCATTCATTAACACAAATACAGCAACAGCAGTGGCAGCCCTTGCATGGATGTTTACAGAGTGGGCAGTAACAAAGAAACCAACGGTGCTTGGTCTTGCATCAGGAATGATAGCAGGTCTTGTTGCCATAACACCTGCAGCTGGATTTGTAAATATTGTTGGTTCAGTTATAATTGGTGCTGTTGCAGGATTTATCTGCTACTTCAGTGTTACCTCAATGAAACCAAAGATAGGCTATGATGATGCCCTTGATGTATTTGGAATTCACGGTGTAGCAGGAATTCTGGGCGCAATTCTTACAGGAGTTTTTGCAGACCCTGCAATCAATGAGGCTGGGAAAGGGCTTCTTTATGGGAATCCCGGGCAGCTTTGGACACAGACAATTGCCGTGCTTATAACAATAGTTTACACAGGTATAATGACTGCTTTAATATTCTTGGTGATCAGAATATTCATGAAGATCAGAGTTAGTGAAGAAGAAGAAATTATAGGGCTTGACTCATCTCAGCACAGTGAAAGAGCTTATAACCTATAA
- a CDS encoding P-II family nitrogen regulator → MKKIEAIIKPFKLEEVKEALVLAGIQGMTITDVKGFGRQKGHVEIYRGSELEVLFIPKIKLEIVVPDSLVEKVINAIMEKAYTGSVGDGKIFVIPVEDAVRIRTKEKGEQAI, encoded by the coding sequence ATGAAAAAGATTGAGGCAATAATTAAACCCTTTAAACTTGAAGAAGTAAAGGAAGCACTTGTTTTAGCAGGCATTCAGGGAATGACCATTACAGATGTAAAGGGTTTTGGCAGGCAAAAAGGTCATGTAGAGATTTACAGAGGCAGTGAGCTCGAGGTTCTATTTATACCAAAAATAAAGCTTGAAATTGTTGTACCTGACAGCCTTGTTGAAAAGGTTATAAATGCCATAATGGAAAAGGCTTACACAGGAAGTGTTGGTGATGGAAAGATATTCGTAATACCCGTTGAAGATGCTGTGCGAATAAGAACAAAGGAAAAGGGTGAACAGGCAATATGA
- a CDS encoding nucleotidyltransferase domain-containing protein, whose product MKKSEKLLEICRKFHIALLYAFGSQRDNAIKILNFEKVDIHDPLTDIDIGVVFEIDIEKIKDRRKLYSNLYNEISEIFKPYSLDLVFLQECHSLLQMEAIEGYCIYKISEEFKENYEMRILRKYADVKYLFDRYFEEALEEY is encoded by the coding sequence ATGAAAAAATCTGAAAAACTCTTAGAAATCTGCCGTAAATTCCATATAGCACTCTTGTATGCCTTTGGTTCACAGAGGGACAATGCAATTAAGATACTGAACTTTGAGAAAGTTGATATTCATGATCCTCTGACAGATATAGATATTGGAGTAGTATTTGAAATAGACATAGAAAAAATTAAAGATAGGCGTAAGCTCTATTCAAATTTATATAACGAAATATCTGAAATTTTTAAACCCTATTCATTGGATTTGGTTTTTCTTCAGGAATGTCATAGTTTACTTCAGATGGAAGCAATAGAGGGTTATTGTATTTATAAAATTTCTGAAGAATTTAAAGAGAATTATGAAATGCGAATTCTAAGAAAATATGCCGATGTTAAATATTTATTTGACAGATATTTTGAAGAGGCTCTTGAAGAGTATTAA
- the hepT gene encoding type VII toxin-antitoxin system HepT family RNase toxin, which translates to MLNKQFIKERLVLIKSYTEELKNLSKLDKETFTKNKVYSAAAESFLRRALEAIFDIGRHILAKKGYIDISKEYKSIASGLSKIGAVDDELSAKLIQMAGYRNRLVHMYHTVTEDELYEIITEDLKDIDKFIKSIKKLLQYD; encoded by the coding sequence ATGTTGAACAAACAATTCATAAAGGAAAGGCTTGTTTTAATAAAAAGTTATACTGAAGAATTAAAAAATTTGTCAAAACTGGATAAGGAAACATTTACAAAAAATAAGGTATATTCAGCTGCTGCTGAGAGTTTTCTTAGAAGAGCGCTTGAAGCAATTTTTGATATTGGAAGACACATACTCGCAAAAAAGGGTTACATAGACATATCAAAGGAATACAAATCTATTGCATCGGGCTTATCAAAAATTGGTGCAGTAGACGATGAACTCAGTGCAAAACTTATTCAGATGGCTGGATACAGAAACAGGCTGGTTCATATGTATCATACGGTAACAGAAGATGAACTTTATGAGATAATAACCGAGGATTTAAAAGATATTGATAAATTTATAAAATCAATAAAAAAACTTCTTCAATATGATTGA
- a CDS encoding sigma-54 interaction domain-containing protein: MNKSENIELKALFEVSRVLTSSFDLERNLYSVLEILSKELDMRRGSIFVLDKKTEEISIVAAYGMTQEEISRGIYRIGEGIVGKVIEIGLPMFIPDIEKEPQFLNKTGSRPNKKGISFLCVPIKIEEEILGVLSADRIYADEKGDVDDDLRVLSIVASLIGQFLKLWETYKSMEDENLILRTQLKDRYNFPNLIGQSPSFQAVLKTVMKVAGTDATVLLFGESGTGKELIAKTIHFQSKRAKEPFVAINCAAIPEALLEAELFGSEKGAFTGAVKRVGKFEQANGGTIFLDEVGELPLSLQPKLLRVLQEKTVEPLGSSKTVKVDVRIISATNKDLSDEIRKGAFREDLFWRLNVIPIYIPPLRERKEDIPLLVEYYLKRYCSIYKKSVTIDNEALNVLVSYDWPGNVRELANTIERLVVMTESNKIKLYDLPDTVRGNLKIKSTFSGESKLPAEIEELERIRIMDTLPKFNFNIRRTAQALGLTERQLNYRIKKYGIKIKKGVNLNDSNN, encoded by the coding sequence ATGAACAAAAGTGAAAACATAGAATTAAAAGCACTTTTTGAAGTTAGCAGGGTTTTGACCTCATCTTTTGACCTTGAAAGAAATCTTTACTCTGTTCTTGAGATTTTATCAAAAGAACTTGACATGCGGAGAGGAAGCATCTTTGTTCTTGACAAAAAGACAGAAGAAATCAGTATTGTTGCTGCCTATGGAATGACTCAGGAAGAAATTAGCAGAGGTATATACAGAATTGGTGAGGGTATTGTGGGTAAAGTTATAGAAATTGGATTACCGATGTTTATTCCAGATATAGAGAAAGAACCTCAATTTCTCAATAAAACAGGTAGCAGACCAAATAAAAAAGGGATATCTTTCCTATGTGTTCCAATAAAAATAGAGGAGGAAATTCTTGGCGTTTTATCTGCTGACAGGATTTATGCTGATGAAAAGGGAGATGTTGATGATGATCTTCGAGTACTCTCAATAGTTGCTTCATTAATAGGTCAATTCCTTAAGTTATGGGAAACTTATAAAAGTATGGAAGATGAAAATCTTATTTTAAGAACTCAGCTTAAAGACAGATACAACTTCCCCAATCTTATAGGTCAGTCACCTTCATTTCAGGCAGTGCTTAAAACAGTTATGAAAGTGGCAGGCACAGATGCCACAGTCCTTCTTTTTGGCGAGTCTGGAACAGGTAAAGAACTTATAGCGAAGACAATACATTTTCAGAGCAAGAGAGCAAAGGAACCTTTTGTTGCCATAAACTGTGCTGCAATACCTGAGGCTCTTCTTGAAGCAGAGCTTTTTGGCTCTGAAAAAGGAGCTTTCACGGGTGCTGTAAAAAGGGTTGGAAAGTTTGAACAGGCAAATGGAGGCACCATTTTTCTTGATGAAGTAGGTGAATTGCCTCTTTCACTTCAGCCAAAATTGTTGAGAGTTCTTCAGGAAAAAACAGTTGAGCCTCTTGGTTCATCAAAAACAGTAAAAGTTGATGTAAGGATTATCTCAGCTACAAACAAGGACCTTTCAGATGAAATAAGAAAAGGAGCATTCAGAGAAGACCTTTTCTGGAGGCTTAATGTGATACCTATATATATCCCACCTTTGAGAGAAAGAAAAGAAGACATACCTTTGCTCGTTGAGTACTATCTTAAAAGGTATTGCAGTATTTATAAAAAATCTGTCACCATTGATAACGAAGCTCTGAACGTGCTTGTATCCTATGATTGGCCTGGAAATGTGAGGGAGCTTGCAAATACAATTGAAAGACTTGTTGTAATGACAGAAAGCAACAAAATAAAACTTTATGATCTTCCTGATACTGTAAGAGGAAATTTAAAAATTAAATCAACATTTTCTGGAGAAAGCAAGCTTCCTGCAGAGATTGAAGAACTTGAAAGAATACGCATAATGGATACACTTCCAAAGTTCAACTTCAATATAAGAAGGACTGCGCAGGCTTTAGGTTTAACAGAAAGACAGCTTAACTACAGAATAAAAAAATACGGGATAAAAATAAAAAAGGGAGTGAATCTCAATGATAGCAATAATTAA
- a CDS encoding type 1 glutamine amidotransferase, whose protein sequence is MIAIIKNIKSEGPGSIENYFIENSIPYKIFEAEEGDLPSTLEDFKGLIVMGGPMGVYEMDIYPHLKVVSRLIREAINRNLKVLGICLGAQLIAHTLGARVYKGHGEEIGWLDIELTGDGLRDPLMIALARHPSVGDVWRKFKVFHWHGDTFELPFGAIHLARSSLYENQAFRYRENVYALQFHIEVTKELLEEWFEEHTLKEQILSEAEKIISEYSQRARNFYQAFFKIKPF, encoded by the coding sequence ATGATAGCAATAATTAAAAATATTAAATCAGAAGGACCGGGAAGCATAGAGAACTATTTTATTGAAAACTCAATTCCCTACAAAATCTTTGAAGCAGAAGAAGGAGACCTTCCATCAACTCTTGAAGACTTTAAGGGATTAATAGTTATGGGTGGACCAATGGGTGTTTATGAGATGGATATTTATCCCCATCTAAAAGTAGTCTCAAGGCTTATAAGAGAGGCAATAAACAGAAACCTTAAAGTTTTAGGGATATGCCTTGGGGCTCAATTAATTGCTCATACACTCGGTGCAAGAGTTTATAAGGGACATGGTGAAGAAATAGGCTGGCTTGACATAGAATTAACAGGAGATGGATTAAGAGACCCTTTAATGATTGCTCTTGCAAGGCATCCTTCTGTTGGTGATGTATGGAGAAAATTCAAAGTCTTTCACTGGCATGGAGACACCTTTGAACTTCCATTTGGTGCCATACATCTTGCAAGATCATCTCTTTATGAAAATCAGGCATTCAGATACAGAGAAAATGTTTATGCTTTACAGTTTCATATTGAGGTAACAAAAGAACTTCTTGAAGAGTGGTTTGAAGAACATACTCTCAAAGAACAAATACTCAGTGAAGCAGAAAAAATTATCTCAGAATACTCTCAAAGGGCAAGAAATTTTTATCAGGCTTTTTTCAAAATAAAACCTTTTTGA
- a CDS encoding lysophospholipid acyltransferase family protein: protein MKSFMKHTIFKYGLKLFFWLGKILKRHHLQNFSKLLGSFLYFIPWSRKKIAFENLKIAFQVQYNKKELKKILKNFIQEVILTALEIAFIVKKKEKLASWAKADGLEILDEALKQKKGVIALSGHIGNIPVMLAWLAEKGYPVAVLFKEGKYLPRGFLYNLINSYKIFPIPFRSDREVPKEIIKALNKNMIVFILADQARPGVYAKFFGKKVQCQKGAFVIALRKGCPIVPVFIVRENEGHRIKIYKKEKFLQLPALSRNDSFSLSDKSIVDMIEEYNSLLEKLISQHPEQYYWFHRRFKKSLP, encoded by the coding sequence ATGAAATCATTTATGAAACATACTATCTTCAAATACGGGCTTAAGCTATTTTTCTGGTTAGGAAAAATATTAAAAAGGCATCACCTTCAGAATTTTTCAAAACTATTAGGAAGTTTTCTTTACTTTATTCCCTGGTCAAGAAAAAAAATTGCCTTTGAAAACTTAAAAATTGCCTTTCAAGTACAATACAACAAAAAAGAACTTAAGAAAATTCTAAAAAATTTTATTCAGGAAGTTATATTAACCGCACTTGAAATTGCCTTTATCGTCAAAAAAAAAGAAAAACTTGCTTCATGGGCAAAGGCAGATGGTCTTGAAATCCTTGATGAAGCACTAAAACAAAAAAAAGGAGTTATTGCACTAAGCGGACACATTGGCAATATTCCTGTTATGCTTGCATGGCTTGCTGAAAAAGGTTATCCTGTTGCTGTTCTTTTTAAAGAAGGAAAGTATCTACCGAGGGGATTTCTTTACAACTTGATAAATTCATATAAAATCTTTCCAATTCCTTTCCGCTCTGACAGAGAAGTTCCAAAAGAGATTATTAAAGCATTAAACAAAAACATGATAGTTTTTATTTTAGCTGATCAGGCAAGACCAGGAGTTTATGCTAAATTTTTTGGTAAGAAAGTTCAGTGCCAGAAAGGTGCGTTTGTTATTGCCTTAAGAAAGGGCTGTCCCATAGTTCCTGTTTTTATAGTAAGAGAAAATGAAGGACACAGAATAAAAATTTATAAAAAGGAAAAATTTTTGCAGTTGCCAGCTCTGTCTCGAAATGACAGCTTTTCACTTTCTGATAAATCTATTGTGGATATGATTGAAGAATATAACTCACTTCTTGAAAAATTAATTAGTCAGCATCCTGAGCAGTATTACTGGTTTCATAGAAGATTTAAGAAGAGCTTGCCGTAA
- a CDS encoding ABC transporter ATP-binding protein: MEIEKQFKIKFKKQWIDDLAVFWRLIKEHRLRLFLALLCGFAISGINGAIAWSVKPAMDQIFIKKSSEYLYFITAGVIILFTLRGIFTFLNNYLMNSIGAKIVKSVRDMVYEKLLKLPFSFFCKDSSGNLISKILNDVDLLKSTVSNTIKDFIVEGLTVVVLAAVAFYRRWDLAILSFVVIPFMIYAMTELGKKMKQVGMKTRLRIAKVTSLLHETLHGIKIIKAFTMEKDMKERYKKALTEHYRNIMREVRIEEFTNLLTEVIAGFGVAMILFYGGWLVVNDKISSGDFFSFATAVILMYTPLKRLSRVNASFQRGRNVVERLREIIFVEHEPEKGIEKEIKGHIVFKNVSFKYPLAKDYALRNVSFEIKPGETVAIVGPSGAGKSTIADLIAGFWYPTEGDILIDGISIKELSLRSLRSQIAVVTQDVILFNDSVINNIRFGNISSTFEEVLSAAKMADAHDFIVKLPQGYDSLVGEKGVLLSGGQKQRITIARAILREPKILIFDEATASLDTESEEKIQRALEQMRKGRTTVVIAHRLSTIKRADKIIVMDKGQIIEQGTHEELLSLGGLYSELWHLQFTASSS, translated from the coding sequence ATGGAAATAGAGAAACAGTTTAAAATTAAGTTTAAAAAACAATGGATTGATGATCTTGCAGTTTTCTGGAGACTCATAAAGGAGCATCGCTTAAGACTTTTCCTGGCACTTCTTTGCGGATTTGCTATCTCAGGAATAAATGGAGCTATTGCATGGAGTGTTAAACCTGCCATGGATCAGATTTTTATTAAAAAATCATCGGAGTATCTTTATTTTATTACTGCTGGAGTAATTATTCTATTTACCTTGAGAGGTATTTTTACATTTTTAAATAACTATCTTATGAATTCAATCGGTGCAAAGATAGTGAAAAGTGTAAGAGATATGGTTTATGAAAAACTTCTGAAACTTCCTTTTTCATTTTTTTGCAAAGATTCTTCAGGTAATCTTATCTCAAAAATTTTAAATGATGTTGATTTACTTAAAAGTACAGTGTCTAATACAATTAAAGACTTCATTGTAGAAGGATTGACAGTAGTTGTTTTAGCTGCTGTTGCCTTTTATCGCAGGTGGGACCTTGCCATTCTTTCTTTTGTGGTTATACCTTTTATGATTTATGCTATGACAGAACTGGGGAAAAAGATGAAACAGGTAGGAATGAAAACAAGGTTGAGAATTGCTAAAGTGACCAGTCTTCTTCATGAAACACTACATGGAATAAAGATTATTAAGGCTTTTACAATGGAGAAAGACATGAAAGAACGATATAAAAAGGCTCTTACAGAACATTATCGTAACATAATGCGTGAGGTGAGAATAGAAGAATTTACCAATCTTTTGACAGAAGTGATTGCTGGATTTGGTGTTGCAATGATACTTTTTTATGGTGGATGGCTAGTAGTTAATGACAAAATTTCTTCGGGAGACTTTTTTTCCTTTGCCACAGCCGTTATTCTAATGTATACTCCCCTTAAAAGATTAAGTAGAGTGAATGCTTCATTTCAGAGAGGAAGAAATGTTGTTGAGAGATTGAGAGAAATAATATTTGTTGAACATGAGCCTGAAAAAGGTATTGAAAAAGAGATAAAAGGTCATATTGTATTTAAAAATGTTTCTTTTAAATATCCTTTAGCAAAAGATTATGCTTTACGGAATGTTTCCTTTGAGATAAAGCCTGGTGAGACTGTGGCAATTGTTGGACCATCGGGTGCAGGAAAAAGTACAATAGCTGACCTGATTGCAGGATTCTGGTATCCAACAGAAGGAGACATATTAATTGATGGAATAAGCATTAAAGAGCTTTCTCTTCGTAGTTTGCGTTCGCAGATTGCTGTTGTAACTCAGGATGTTATTTTATTTAATGATTCTGTGATCAACAATATCAGATTTGGCAATATATCATCTACTTTTGAAGAAGTTCTTTCTGCGGCAAAGATGGCAGATGCTCATGATTTTATTGTGAAACTGCCTCAGGGTTATGATTCTTTGGTAGGTGAAAAGGGAGTTTTGCTTTCAGGTGGGCAAAAACAGAGAATAACTATAGCAAGGGCGATTTTAAGAGAACCGAAGATTTTAATATTTGATGAGGCAACTGCCTCTCTTGACACAGAATCAGAAGAGAAAATTCAAAGAGCTCTTGAACAAATGAGAAAGGGAAGAACAACTGTAGTAATTGCACACAGGCTTTCAACAATAAAAAGAGCAGATAAAATTATTGTTATGGATAAAGGACAGATTATTGAACAGGGAACTCATGAAGAGTTGCTTTCTCTTGGAGGACTTTACAGTGAACTATGGCATCTTCAGTTTACGGCAAGCTCTTCTTAA
- a CDS encoding glycosyltransferase family 2 protein produces MKIPVSVALITKNEESNIRDALESVKDFEEIVVVDSFSNDKTVQICREYTDKIFQFEWQGFARQKQLAIDKTTLEWVLVLDADERITESLKTEIMDKIKEDKDGYFIPRKNFFLGKWIKHSGWWPDYTLRLFKKSKGKMQQREVHEKILVEGKVGYLKEPMLHYSYHSIEDFIRKMNKYASLSAELIVKCHPSKFRVVFKMLFSPLFTFFKMYILRSGFLDGLRGFILAVLYSFYSFLKYARAWEKLWK; encoded by the coding sequence TTGAAAATTCCTGTATCAGTTGCATTAATAACGAAAAACGAAGAAAGTAACATAAGAGATGCATTGGAGTCTGTTAAAGATTTTGAAGAGATAGTGGTAGTTGACTCTTTTAGCAATGACAAAACAGTCCAGATATGTAGAGAATATACAGATAAGATTTTTCAGTTTGAATGGCAGGGTTTTGCCCGACAAAAACAGCTTGCCATAGATAAGACAACACTTGAATGGGTTCTGGTTTTAGATGCAGATGAGAGAATAACAGAGTCTTTGAAAACAGAGATAATGGATAAGATAAAAGAAGACAAAGATGGATATTTTATTCCAAGAAAGAACTTTTTTCTTGGTAAATGGATAAAACACAGTGGATGGTGGCCCGATTATACACTTAGGCTTTTTAAAAAAAGTAAGGGAAAAATGCAGCAGAGAGAGGTTCATGAAAAAATTTTAGTTGAAGGTAAAGTGGGATATCTAAAAGAACCAATGCTTCATTATAGTTATCATAGTATTGAGGATTTTATCAGAAAAATGAATAAATATGCTTCTTTGTCTGCAGAGTTAATTGTGAAGTGTCATCCTTCAAAGTTCAGAGTAGTTTTCAAGATGCTTTTTTCTCCTTTGTTTACATTTTTTAAAATGTACATTTTACGATCAGGATTCCTTGATGGACTGAGAGGTTTTATTCTTGCAGTGCTGTATAGTTTTTATTCATTTTTAAAATATGCCAGAGCATGGGAAAAACTATGGAAATAG